In the genome of Bombyx mori chromosome 13, ASM3026992v2, the window TGCCCGCGCGGCCATGTGTTGCGTGGCAGCGTGGAGTCCACTATGAGGACGGTATCCCCACACTGCAAGTCCTCGCCAGCTGCTCTCCCGTCGATCTTCCTGGGCAGCAGCGTAGGCAGGTATTCCTTGACCCACCTACTCCAGAAGTGGTCCGCCATACGCTGCGCCACTCTCCATGTTCTTTTGCCGGTCAGGTCTTCGTCTCTGTAGTCGCCGATGCTTGGAGCTCCGCAGGACCTCCCTATGAGGAAGTGATTCGGCGTGAGTGCTTCTGACTCCCAACTCTCTTCCCTGGCGACGAGCGGTCGCGAGTTGACGACGTGCTCCGCCTCCAACAGAAGAGTGTGCAGAACTTCTTCCCTCGGGTGTCTTTCCTTCAGTGTGACCGCCAGCGCGGTCTTCACGGACCGCACCAAACGTTCCCACGCGCCTCCCATGTTCGGCGCTCCTGGCGGGATGAACTTCCATTTTATGTTCATCTGAGCGGCCCGTGACACGACGTCTGCTTCCCTTGCATTCTCGATTGCCTGCTTAAGCTCCTTGTTGGCGCCGACGAAGTTAGTCCCATTGTCGCTGTAAATGACTTTGGGCGTTCCTCGCCGGGCGGCCATCCTGCGCAGCGCTAACAGCATTGAGTCTGCCGTCAGTGACGCTGCTAGCTCCATGTGGACTGCTCTCGTGGTGAGGCATGTGAACAGCACGCCCCACCTCTTCTCGTGACGTCGTCCTACAGTCACCGTCAtcggcccgaagtaatcgacgGCAGCACAGGTGAACGGCGGCTCTCCATGTCGTAGCCGCTCTATCGGCAGGTCTCCGGTGGGCGGTAGTCGTGGTGTACTCCGATAGACCTTGCACCACTGGCATCGGACGGCCGTCGCTCGAATGATCGATCTTAGACCTAGGATCCAGTAGCGCTGCCGCACCTCGTTCATCACCGTTGCGTGGTTACCGTGCTGGAACGCCTCGTGATAGTGTTTGATCAATAATCTCGCTATCACGTGCTTCCCGTCCAGCACGATCGGTCGCTTGCAGCCTGCATCTATGTATTGCGCTGCGTCGATACGTCCGCGCAGGCGCAACAGGCCATCTTCCATCACGACGTCGAGCCGTCGCAACTTGGGGTGACGTTCGGGATCTTTTTCACCGAAGCTCTCTCCTTGGCTGCTTCTCAGTAGGATCTTCTCCGCCTTCTTCAAGTGGGGCGGATCAAGCGGCAGCCATGCTTCTGTAGGTGCTTCCGGGGTCCTTAACTTCCATGTGGATCGGGGTTGCTTCGTTCGTGTCGTCCTCCACGTGGGATCTTGCTGCTTCGATTGTCTGGACACGCAGGCGCTCTCCTTCCGGGGTCGACACAGCTCGATAAATTGGAGGACCCTGGCTGTTGCTCTCAATAACCTGACCCAGCTCGAGAATCTGTGCGGATCGGGCGTGGGTTGAGCTTCAGCGGTCCTCGCCGTAGCGACCAGGTAGGCCTCTTTCTCTTCTCCAGACGGTTCTTGCTTGAATGTTCGCGGCTTGGGCCAGCGCGATTCATCCCACGTCAGGAACTCGGGTCCATTAAACCACCGATGCGTGTGGTCGAAATCCGCCGGCGCCTCTCTAGTTGCGTCGTCTGCTGGGTTTTGCGAGCCAGGCACCCATCGCCATTCTTGGGGCTTCGTTGACTCTTCTATCTCGGCGAGTCGGTGCGCGACGAAAGGTTTGAACGTGCGTGGGTCGGTCTTTATCCATGTCAGGACTGTACTGGAGTCAGTCCAGTACGTCCTTACACCGACTGCGATGTCCAATTCGTCCGCTATTGCCCGCGCCATCCTTGTCCCCAGCAGTGCAGCTTGCAGCTCCAGCCTTGGGATAGAGACTGGTCTCAGTGGGGTCACCCTGGCTTTCCCTGCTAGAAGCGTGACGCGGTAGGTGCTCTCGTCTGTCTTCTGACGCCAATAGACTGCACACGCGTAGGCCTTCTCGCTGGCGTCGGTGAACGTGTGCAGCTCCCCCTCAGTGTTGCAGCACGAGAAGCACCTTGCTATTCGGAGGCCTTGCAACATGCGGAGGTCCTCCATATAGCGTTTCCACGCCACCTCGTCCTTTTCCATGATGACGTCGTCCCAGTCGATCCCGCTCCGCCAAATGCTCTGAATGAGCGCTTTCCCTGCTATTAGCACGGGTGATGCCAGCCCCATAGGGTCGAAGGTTGACATTACCGCGCTAGTCACTTCTCGTTTGGTCGGGGTTCGTGCTTCTACATCCTTTGGGTCTCGTGGATGTGTCCGGAATCCCATCTCGTCCGACTCGTAGAACCACCGCAGGCCCAGGGTCTTTTCTTCCTTCGACCCCAGCTCTATGTCTCCTGGGGTCGCACCACCTGCGAGGCTCGCCAAGACGCCGCGCCTATTCGATGCCCAGCCTCTGAGCTCGAATTTCGCTCCACGGTGGACGACATCCACTTCGCTGGCTATGGTTATAGCTTCTTCTTCCGTCTCGAAGCTCTGCAGGTAGTCGTCCATGTAGTGGTTTCTTTCTATTGCCCGCGCGGCTTCTGGATATTGATGTCTGTACTCGTCAGCATTCTTATTTTTTACGAACAACGCCGCGCTCGGTGAACAGGCTGCTCCGAATATGACTGACGTCATTCTATACTCTTTGGAGCAGCCTCGCGTCGATCTTCTCTATAGAGGAATCTTGGGCTGTCGCGGTCCACGTCCCTGATCCTTATCTGCAGGAACCTCTCCTTGATGTGCGCGACAACCACGACGAACCTTTTCCGGAACCGCAACAACGCTTCGAACAGGGATTGTAGGTCCGAGCTTCGAAGCGGCCGTCATCGCGTCTCCAACCTCTGTCGTCCTCCTTCTCCAAGATGTCAAACGCCTTCGCCTCCATATCCGTGCTCGGACGTTTAGGTGCGACTCTATCGTGAAGTGCTCCTTCACCTGTCTGTCCAAGGCCTCTTCGCGCATCGATACATGGGCGCAGGTGAGGAAGTTGACCTCTTTGGCGTTGTTGCCGTCGAGACCATGTAGCACCCATCCCAATTGGGTGAATGAGGCTACCGGCTGGTTCCTCCTGCCTCTGCGCGTCTtcttggcggcgatgagtcccCAGTTGTCCTGCCCGATCAATAGTTGGGGGGATTGTTCATCGTAACATAACTGGTCCGCCAGGCTCTTCAGGTGCGCGTAGCCTTCGATGGTCTCCCTCTTCAGTCGCTGGGGTGCAAGGCTCATGTCATCCATTGTGCGCGCTCCGACGATCGTCCTCTTTTGCCGCTGGTGAAGCCCTCGAACTCGGATGTTAAGCTTCATCGAGTCCTTCTTCGTTAGGGTCTTCCCGCCCACGGTCGCGAGGCGGAGCGTCTCCTTGGGTCCCTTCAGGCCGATCTGCTTCGCCACGCTCGAGTCCAGGAGAGTTACCGTGGAGCCTTCGTCCAGCAGGGCCAGCACCGTCGTCGATCCCGATGGCCCGTACACTTCAACGGGCACCATCTTCAAGTACGCCCTGCTGATCTGTGTGCAGTTGACGGGAAGTCGCACGTTGTTCGCGATTTCCCTGTTCTCTGCTGGCTCTGTCTCCGGCTTCTCGTTGTGTAGCGAGTGGTGGTGCCAGCGCTTGCACGTGCGACATGGCGGTCGTTGACACGATTGCTTCCGGTGCTTACCGTCGAGGCACTTGTAACATAGGCGCGACTCCTTTGCCATTCTCCATCGTTCCTGCACTGAAGCGCCCTTGTACCTCGGACAATCGTACAGCGGGTGTCCATCCTTGCATTGCGGGCACGCCGGCTTGTCTATTATTACTCTGTCCGAAGTTGCGCGCTCGGTGCAGTCGGTTGTGGCGTGCGTCGCCTGTCGCCTCGATGGTTGTCTTTTCGTTGCTACTTCAGCCACGGCGTGTGGCCCGCACCGGTCCGCCATCTTATTCAGGAAGCCGCACATCGTGTTGAGGTCCGGGTCTCCTTCAGTTTTTTCGATAATGTGATCGTACCACCGGAACCTCAGGATGGTCGGCATCTTGTCGACGATACTCTTCAGCAGTTCAGGCGACATCAAATATTGGGGTTTCCGCAGCCCCCTGATCGCTGCG includes:
- the LOC119629380 gene encoding uncharacterized protein LOC119629380 — protein: MTSVIFGAACSPSAALFVKNKNADEYRHQYPEAARAIERNHYMDDYLQSFETEEEAITIASEVDVVHRGAKFELRGWASNRRGVLASLAGGATPGDIELGSKEEKTLGLRWFYESDEMGFRTHPRDPKDVEARTPTKREVTSAVMSTFDPMGLASPVLIAGKALIQSIWRSGIDWDDVIMEKDEVAWKRYMEDLRMLQGLRIARCFSCCNTEGELHTFTDASEKAYACAVYWRQKTDESTYRVTLLAGKARVTPLRPVSIPRLELQAALLGTRMARAIADELDIAVGVRTYWTDSSTVLTWIKTDPRTFKPFVAHRLAEIEESTKPQEWRWVPGSQNPADDATREAPADFDHTHRWFNGPEFLTWDESRWPKPRTFKQEPSGEEKEAYLVATARTAEAQPTPDPHRFSSWVRLLRATARVLQFIELCRPRKESACVSRQSKQQDPTWRTTRTKQPRSTWKLRTPEAPTEAWLPLDPPHLKKAEKILLRSSQGESFGEKDPERHPKLRRLDVVMEDGLLRLRGRIDAAQYIDAGCKRPIVLDGKHVIARLLIKHYHEAFQHGNHATVMNEVRQRYWILGLRSIIRATAVRCQWCKVYRSTPRLPPTGDLPIERLRHGEPPFTCAAVDYFGPMTVTVGRRHEKRWGVLFTCLTTRAVHMELAASLTADSMLLALRRMAARRGTPKVIYSDNGTNFVGANKELKQAIENAREADVVSRAAQMNIKWKFIPPGAPNMGGAWERLVRSVKTALAVTLKERHPREEVLHTLLLEAEHVVNSRPLVAREESWESEALTPNHFLIGRSCGAPSIGDYRDEDLTGKRTWRVAQRMADHFWSRWVKEYLPTLLPRKIDGRAAGEDLQCGDTVLIVDSTLPRNTWPRGQVVHTYPGPDNRVRTVDVRTSGGLLKRPASKMILLVPATSDEPRP